One genomic segment of Carassius carassius chromosome 21, fCarCar2.1, whole genome shotgun sequence includes these proteins:
- the LOC132098214 gene encoding E3 ubiquitin/ISG15 ligase TRIM25-like, whose translation MCQNQKDVGWFSCYYFDFVTCRLRTSHHFKCPLCKSMLKDPVSISCGHNYCRGCINEFWDNRVGDYVCPQCGNSSETRPVLNTNAALDEVVKSLEQAGFSPVLPPQSYAGPEDVACDYCTEEKLKAVKCCLTCVMSLCETHVKSHYTIAALQKHTLSDVTGDMKTGPSEHQNTDNSFSSTGQQDQTDKTQDIIEEEVGSISESTLNVCTSDMEVNKDTDVRSLALLCSKLQQDVAGLKKSLSNLNEKNTKKERYFEEDEAYNGEEEEDDDDDDDDDEEYNEKDFDEELDGDEDSFNGAEGYTDEEEEKEDSYDSEEDNIEDYIEDYDGVDYEYSEDCDDEEASTEDEDYDEYC comes from the exons atgtGCCAAAACCAAAAAGATGTTGGTTGGTTTTCATGTTATTACTTTGATTTTGTAACTTGTAGACTTCGGACAAGTCATCACTTTAAATGTCCTCTGTGCAAATCGATGTTGAAAGATCCAGTGTCCATCTCATGTGGACACAATTACTGCAGAGGATGTATTAATGAATTCTGGGACAATCGTGTTGGAGATTATGTCTGTCCACAATGTGGTAACTCATCAGAAACCCGTCCGGTGctgaacacaaacgcagctctagATGAGGTGGTTAAAAGCCTGGAGCAAGCAGGCTTCAGTCCAGTACTTCCTCCACAATCCTATGCTGGACCGGAAGATGTGGCCTGTGATTACTGCACTGAGGAGAAATTGAAAGCTGTAAAGTGTTGTTTAACCTGTGTCATGTCCCTCTGTGAGACTCACGTCAAGTCACATTACACAATAGCTGCACTACAGAAACACACATTGTCAGATGTGACTGGAGACATGAAGACAGGACCCTCAGAGCACCAGAACACAGATAACAGCTTCAGCAGCACTGGACAACAGGATCAGACCGATAAAACTCAAGACATTATAGAG GAGGAAGTCGGGAGTATTTCAGAATCTACATTAAATGTTTGCACATCAGATATGGAAGTTAATAAAGACACTGATGTTAGAAGTCTTGCCCTCTTGTGCTCTAAACTACAGCAAGATGTTGCAGGGCTTAAAAAAAGCCTCTcaaatttaaatgagaaaaatacaaagaaagaaagatattttgAGGAGGATGAAGCGTATAatggagaggaagaggaagatgatgatgatgatgatgatgatgatgaagaatacAATGAGAAAGATTTTGATGAGGAATTAGATGGGGATGAAGATTCTTTTAATGGTGCAGAGGGGTAcacagatgaggaggaggagaaggaagaTAGTTACGACAGTGAAGAAGACAACATAGAGGATTATATTGAAGACTATGATGGTGTGGACTACGAATACTCTGAAGACTGTGACGATGAGGAAGCTAGTACTGAGGATGAGGATTATGATGAGTACTGTTAA
- the LOC132098216 gene encoding uncharacterized protein LOC132098216 has protein sequence MDETPEAFILHQIGHRLILCRGLKCLSMESQLSPHRAYSERAHSPAPSYMSLSSDWSMDLPTNFKSGEAILLDLRHISLILLSQIFILSESKKRICELPTMKQDHVEMLHLSKEPSDEHKNIRVKSVRAASPAPSYMSLKTDLSMDPPTNFKDFLLDTRVRSGRAPSPTVSQWSDSSDEPPVNCKAEDNFPLDSSYCKICWYSGNYFDFVTSRLRTSRHFKCPLCKSMLKDPVSISCGHNYCRGCINEFWDNRAGVYGCPQCGNPSETRPVLNTNAALDEVVKSLQQAGFSPVLPPQSYAGPEDVACDYCTEEKLKAVKCCLTCVMSLCETHVKPHYTIAALQKHTLSDVTGDMKTGPSEQHQNTDNSFSSTGQQDQTDKTQDIIEEEIRSILDSVFNTCTSETEVSKDETNVSKLALFCSEQQDDSGHKSLSKLNENDTKKEIFNMEEIYFGDNYNENDFGVKNYEVDLGEYSPLDVEVDYDDWECYNYEGGIIDDYDDDIPDGGNYYDDYDDYY, from the exons ATGGATGAGACCCCTGAAGCCTTCATCCTCCACCA GATTGGCCACAGGCTGATCTTATGCAGAGGTCTAAAGTGTCTGAGCATGGA atcacaATTGTCTCCCCACAGAGCATATTCAGAAAGGGCACATTCTCCTGCCCCCAGCTATATGTCTTTGAGCTCAGATTGGTCGATGGATCTACCAACAAACTTTAAAAGTGGAGAAGCAATTCTTTTGGATTTAAGGCACAT CTCTCTTATTCTGCtatcacaaatatttattttaagtgaatccAAAAAGAGGATATGTGAGCTCCCAACAATGAAACAAGACCATGTGGAAATGCTGCACTTGAGTAAAGAGCCAAGTGATGAACACAAAAACATAAG AGTAAAGTCAGTAAGAGCAGCTTCTCCTGCACCCAGCTATATGTCTTTAAAAACAGATTTGTCAATGGATCCACCAACCAACTTCAAAGATTTTCTTTTGGATACAAG AGTAAGATCAGGTAGAGCTCCTTCTCCTACAGTGTCTCAATGGTCAGATTCGTCAGATGAACCACCAGTTAACTGCAAAGCAGAAGACAATTTCCCCTTGGATTCAAG TTATTGTAAAATATGTTGGTATTCAGGTAATTACTTTGATTTTGTAACTTCTAGACTTCGGACAAGTCGTCACTTTAAATGTCCACTGTGCAAATCAATGTTAAAAGATCCAGTGTCCATCTCATGTGGACACAATTACTGCAGAGGATGTATTAATGAATTCTGGGACAATCGTGCTGGAGTTTATGGGTGTCCACAATGTGGTAACCCATCAGAAACCCGTCCGGTGctgaacacaaacgcagctctagATGAGGTGGTTAAAAGCCTGCAGCAAGCAGGTTTCAGTCCAGTACTTCCTCCACAATCCTATGCTGGACCGGAAGATGTGGCCTGTGATTACTGCACTGAGGAGAAATTGAAAGCTGTAAAGTGTTGTTTAACCTGTGTCATGTCCCTCTGTGAGACTCATGTCAAGCCACATTACACAATAGCTGCACTACAGAAACACACATTGTCAGATGTGACTGGAGACATGAAGACAGGACCCTCAGAGCAGCACCAGAACACAGATAACAGCTTCAGCAGCACTGGACAACAGGATCAGACCGATAAAACTCAAGACATTATAGAG GAGGAAATCAGGAGTATCTTAGATTCTGTGTTCAATACCTGCACATCAGAAACAGAAGTTAGTAAAGATGAAACTAACGTTAGTAAGCTTGCACTATTTTGCTCCGAACAGCAAGATGATTCAGGACATAAAAGCCTCTCCAAGTTAAATGAGAATGatacaaagaaagaaatatttaatatggAGGAAATATATTTTGGAGACAACTACAATGAGAATGATTTTGGTGTAAAGAATTATGAGGTAGATCTGGGGGAATATTCTCCTTTAGACGTGGAAGTTGATTATGATGACTGGGAATGTTACAATTATGAGGGAGGTATTATAGACGATTATGATGATGACATTCCAGACGGTGGCAATTattatgatgattatgatgattattattag